DNA sequence from the Pedobacter sp. W3I1 genome:
TGAAAAAGAGCGCAAACATGTCGATTTAGAGCGATGCATGATGTCGATCCGCTTTTCTGATGAGATCATTGGCACACAGTTTCATCCAGAGGCCGATCCGGTAGGCATGAAAATGTATTTGCTTCAGGAAGAAAAGAAAAAAGCAATTGTTGATATGCATGGCGAACAAAAATACTTGGATATGTTAAACAGTTTAGACGATCCGGCAAGGATTGTGCTTACACAAAGCGTTATTTTACCTAATTTCTTACAAAAAGCAATTGGGAACTTGCAGGAAGTGTAAACAAATGAGATTGTCATTCTGATCATTCGTCATTTCGACCGCAGTGGAGAACCCGAAGGCTCTGCGAAGCAAAATATTGCACAAAATAATTCAGAGATTTCTCTCCCGAAAGTTCGGGACTTTGCTTCAGTCGAAATGACGATTTGGGCAACAAAAATCAAATAAAACTTATGATACCTGCTCAACGCCAAAAATACAACCAACAATTTACGGGTGAGAAGTATAAAAACTTTCTTACTCAATTGCAAAGTGGCTACCCTCCAATTCCTTTCAGGGTTGCAGAAACCCCGGTGTTTATTCCGAAAGCACTAAAGGAAAAGTTAATTGCAGCAGGAGAAGAAATTATAAACCTGATTAAACAGCCAAACTTTAAAGCACTCACCCAAAAGGCGATCCCAAAAGACTGGAATGTGCCTAATGAAAATGATCAACCTCATTTTTTAACTTTCGATTTTGGTATTTGTAAAAATGAAGCAGGAGAACTTGTTCCCATGTTAATCGAAATGCAGGGATTTCCTTCCTTGTATGGCTTTCAGCATCATCTGGCCAAAACCTTTCAAACCAGTTTTGAAATCGGCCATTCGGTAAATTATTTCTTAAATGGTTTTAATGAAGAACAGTACATTAGACTGCTGAAAGAAGTCATTATTGGCAAACACCTGCCAGAAGAGGTGGCGCTAATGGATGTAGATGCGCCCAACCAAAAAACAGCCATTGATTTTTTTGTAACCCAAAAACTGTTGGGCATTAAGATTTTGGCACTGGAAGACATTAAAAAAGTAGGCAAACAGCTCTTTTACGAAGAGGATGGCAAAAAGATTCAGTTAAAAAGAATTTACAACCGCCTTATTTTTGATGAGGTGGCCAATAATACTGAAATTTTCAAAAATAGTTTTGACCCACGCGAAGAATTGGATATTGAATGGGTAACCCATCCAAACTGGTTTTATCGCATCAGCAAATACACTATGCCTTTCTTGAAAAGCGAATTTGTGCCCGAAACACGTTTTTTAAATGAAGTAATGGTTATCCCTAAAGATTTAGAAAATTACGTACTTAAGCCATTATTCTCTTTTGCTGGTATGGGTGTAATTATCGATATTACTGAATCAGATATCACCAAAATAAAAGATCCTGAAAACTGGATTTTGCAAAGAAAAGTGAGCTATGAGCCAGCAGTTAAGGCACCTGATGGCGGTGTAAAAGCCGAGATCAGAATGATGTACCTATGGCCCGATGGCGGCGAACCTCAGTTGTGCATTAACCTGGCCAGGTTAAGCAAAGGTAAAATGATCGGCGTTCGCTATAATGCAGATTTCGACTGGGTTGGTGGCACAGTTGGTTTTATGGAGGAATAACTTTACTTTAACCGCAAAGCCCGCAGTGTTAAGGCGCTAAGGACACAAAGTATACTACAATGGCGACAAATTTATTTCACACATAAATGTAGCGTAAAATATCCGCCCTACTTGGCGCTTCTTAGCGAAATGCTTTGCATGCTTTGCGGTTAACTATTGATAGTACTCCAATATATTTACATTTAGCTGAACACCTTCCTCTTAAAACCCTTTATATTTGTGTCATGGATATTCAAACGATTTTAGTCTTTTTACTTTTTGCGGTAGCACTGGTATATGTTGGCCGTTTGGTTTTTAAATCTTTACAGGTAAAAAAAGATGGATGTGGTGGTAATTGCAAATGTGGAGTAGATTTTTCCGATATTAAGCCCGTAAAAAAATAACATCCTACCTCTATGATTCATCAGTTCCAAAAATACTTACAGGAAAAAATAGAGATAACTGATGAGCAGTTCGAAAGCATATCATCGGTTTTAAAGGTTAAAAAATTCGAGAAAAACGAAATAGTTCAATATACCGGCGATAATTTTAAACACGGATATTTTGTAGGCAAAGGCTTATTACGGGCATACTCAATTGATGCAAAAGGCAAAGAACACATCCTCCAGTTCGCCCCCGAAAACTGGCTGGTTTCTGACCGTAACAACATGAACAATGAGCCATCAATATTTTTTATCGATGCCATCGAAGCAACCGAAGCCGTATTAATGCCCAACAATTTCATGGAAGAAGCTGCCAGACAAGTACCATGCTTACAGCCCATGCAAATCAAACTACTCAACAATTCGATCCGCTTTATGCAGAAGAGAATTAACATGTTATTAAGTGCAACGGCGGAAGAAAGATACCTCGATTTTATTAAACTTTATCCTAACCTTACCCTACGCGTACCACAATGGATGATTGCATCTTATCTGGGCATTACACCAGAATCGCTAAGCCGGGTAAGAAAAGAACTGGCCAATAAACACTTTAGGCCATAACGAATTAGTGAATGATTGAGTTTTGAATGAGTGAATGGTTTAGCTAAATCCTAACATTCAATAATTCTATCATTTAAACATTCACTCAATCTGTCATTTAATAACTCAATCATTCTATTACTCTCTCATTCAATTATTTCCCTTTCTTACCATACATCAATCTGTAGTAAAAACCTGTGCTGTACTTTTGTGTTGTAAATATTAAACATCTCAAAAAACAAAAGATATGGCAACTACAAAATGGACATTAGATCCAACCCACAGCGAATTACAATTTAAAGTAAAACACCTCATGATTACTACTGTAACCGGTAGTTTAAAATCTTTTTCAGCAGAATTATCATCTGAAGGTGATGAATTTGAAAATGCAGAGATTTCTTTTAAAGGTGACATCGGTTCAATTGATACCGGAAATACAGATCGCGACAATCACTTAAAAAGTGGTGATTTTTTCGATGCCGAAAAATTTGCGCACATCGAATTCAAATCCAATTCAGTAGAAAAAGATGGTGACGATTATATCGTTAAAGGTGATTTAACCATTAAAGGCGAAACTAAACCAGTAAAATTAACTGCAGAATTTGGTGGTATTGCTACCGATCCTTGGGGAAATACCAAAGCAGGGTTTACTTTAAGCGGAAAAATTAACCGTTCCGAATTCGGTTTAACCTGGAATGCTGCATTAGAAACTGGTGGTGTAATGGTAAGTGAAGAAGTTCGCATTTTAGGCGAATTACAGTTTGTTAAACAAGCATAGCGCGTAGAGCTAAGCGTATGGCGGCACTATGCGCTTAGCCCCATGCCTTATCTAATTATAAAAGGTAATGGAAACAAAACAAATAGAAAAAGTATTAAAAGCTCCTGCCCCACATATGGTTGGCGATGGCTTTAGGGTACACAATTTTTTTCCAAGCGGTTACGAAATCAACATGAGTCCATTTTTCTTAATGGATTATGGCTCAAAGATTGAATTTTCTGCCAGGAAAGAACCAAGAGGCGTTGGTATTCACCCACACCGGGGCTTTGAAACGGTAACTATTGCCTATCATGGTGCGGTTGCACATCATGATAGTTCCGGAAATAGCGGAGTAATTTATCCAGGTGATGTACAATGGATGACCGCTGCAAGTGGTGTATTACATAAAGAATATCATGAAACGCAGTACAGCTTAGCTGGAGGTCCCTTTCAAATGGTTCAACTTTGGATTAATTTACCTGCTAAAGACAAAATGGGTAAACCAAGGTATCAGGCAATTAAACAGGCCGATATGGCTCACTTTGACCTTCCAGAAAATGGAGGGAAAATCGAGATCATTGCTGGTAATTATAATGGTTTAAAAGGCAATGCAAATAGCTTTACTCCAATCGAACTGTATAATGCAAGGTTAAATAAAGGCGGCGAAGCTAGATTTAACTTCCCCGAAAACTTTAATACCGGATTTATGGTGATTGAAGGTTCGATCAAAATTAACGGGTCTGAAACCGCATCTGTAGATGATTTTGTGCACTTCAAAAATAAAGGTGAAGAAATAAAAATCGAAGCTTTGGAAAACAGTGTTGTTTTGATTTTAAGCGGAGAACCGATAGACGAACCAATTGCTCAATACGGTCCATTTTTAATGAATACAGAGGCCGAAATCCACCAGGCCATTGAAGATTATAACCAAGGTAGATTTGGTTATTTAGAAGAGTAAAAAGGTTTAAATAAATTATATTTTTGAGCCGGCATTTTTTGTAAAATTTGTCGGCTTTTTTTGTGACGGTATATTACAGGATAACCCAGTTGCCCCCCTTTCAAAATTAACAGAACTAAATAGATCCTGAAACAAGTTACCAATGACAGATTTAAAAGTCGGTCGTCATTTCGACTGAAGCATAGCGAAATGGAGAAATCCTTGAACCATGTTAAAGGATTTCTCCGCTGCGGTCGAAATGACGATATCTCAGGAACTATCATCTCAACCACTCCCCATTAATCATTCATACAATCTTCATATTCGTTAGTGACATTTGATTATAAATCAGAACAGAAAAATGTCCGGAAAACAAATATTTCAAACTGAGACTAAGAGACGCTGGCATGCCTTTACCTGGGTAAGCCGCACTTTTTTTTTAGTTTTCATTATCGCAATTATCTGCGTGGTGTACACACTGTCTTCAGTACAGGCACCCAATTTGCCATTTATTAATACCAATACACCCTTAACACAAAAACAGTTAGAGAAGTTAAAGAAATCGCAACAGTACAAAGATTTCACCATCGAAAAATCTAAACTGCAAAAAATCAAAAAAGATCGTGAATATCGCATTTTAACCCATCATGGCAATAACAAACGTATAAACATGGCTTTTTACGTAAGCTGGGCGGCAAGTAAAGAAAGATCAATATCGGATTTAAAACGTAATATAGGCCATTTGGATATGGTAGCCACAGAATCATTCTTTTTAAATGGTGATTCTATTGTTGACAAAGCTGATACTGCCGCTTTGAAGGTAATCCATACAGCCAAAAAATCAGCAATTGCGGTAGTTTCTAACTTTAATAAAGATCATTGGGATGGCGCAGCGGTAAGACGACTATTAAATGATCAGCCTGCACAGCAAAAATTGATTTACGACCTCATTGCAATTACCAAAAAATATGGCTACAGCGGCATCAATATAGATTTCGAAGAACTTAATCTCGAAAATGGTGACAGCTTTAATACTTTTATGAAAAATCTTTACAGCCAATTTCACGCCGAGAAGTTGATTGTGTCTCAGGATATTTCACCCGAAAACGACGATTATAAACCAGAAATCCTTCAAAAATATAACGATTATCTCGTACTGATGGCCTACGATCAGCACACTGAACAAAGTAATGCGGGTGATATTTCACACCAGGAATGGGTAGAAGAAAAACTGGATGATATCTGTAGTAAGGTAGATGCCAGCAAAGTAATTCTGGCCTTGGCCTGTTATGGTTACGATTGGCCAAACAATAGTATTGGTAAACCGATTACCTATGAAGATGCAATGACTACAGCTGTTAATTACAAAAGTAAAATAAACTTCAATCCTGCTTCGGCCAATTTAAATTACACCTATAATGATGGAAGTGGAATTAAACATGAAGTTTACTTTACTGATGCAGCAACCTATTTTAACTTAATCCGCAAGGCTGATGATTGGGATATTGCTGGTGTAGCCTTATGGCGATTAGGTTCGGAAGACAAGCGCTTATGGTCTTTTATATCTAATGATCTTAGTCTGGATACATTAAAGAAAAAACCATTCGATTTACGTAAAATTGCTTCGTTAAATATGGGTGGCATCTCCTACTTAGGTGATGGTGAAATTCTGGATCTGATCTCTACTCCTACGCCGGGTAGTGTAAAATTTACATTAAATAAAGACAATTTCTCTATTGCCGATCAAAAATATACCCGACTCCCAGAGCAATACGTAATTAAAAGATTTGGAGAGGCCGATAAAAAAATCGCCTTAACCTTTGATGATGGTCCCGATCCTGTTTATACGCCACAGGTGTTAAATATTTTGAAACAGGAAAAAGTACCAGGCTGTTTCTTTGTTGTTGGCATTATGTCCGAGCAAAACATGGAATTGTTAAGACAGGAATATAATGATGGTTACGAAATTGGAAACCATACTTTTTTCCACCCGGATATGTCGGCAATTGGCCCCAGACGTGTAAAATTCGAGCTGAACGCTACCCGTAGGTTAATTGAAGCCGTTACCGGCCACAGCACAATCCTGTTCCGTGCACCATTTAATGCCGATGCCGAACCCCAAAATATTTCCGAAATTTTACCGGTTGCACAAAGCCGTAAAGAGAATTACATCAATATCGGTGAATATATCGATCCCGAAGATTGGGAACCGGGCAAAACTGCCGACCAGATTTTTAATGAGGTGGTAAAACAGCAAGACAACGGCAATATCCTTTTACTGCATGATGCCGGCGGAAATCGTGAGGCTACTGTAGCAGCCTTACCCCGGATTATAAAATTCTTCAAAGCCAAAGGTTATACTTTTACAACAGTCGGCGATTTAATGGGCAAAAAAAGATCAGAACTCATGCCGGCAGTTAAATCTACCGCAAATAGCGGTTTTTCAGGCTCAGGTGATTACTTTTTCATCAATTTCTTTTACTATGGAAACATGATTTTAAACATCATATTTTCCGTTGCTATTGTGCTTGCGATCTTAAGAACCATATTTATTGCCTATTTAGCCATCAGACAAAGAAAAAGAGCGAAACGCTATGCGGGTAAATTAATAACAAATCCATCAGAGAAAGTGAGCATTATCATTCCGGCTTACAATGAAGAAGTTACTGCTGTACAAACCATTAACAGTCTTTTAAAAACCACTTACCCCGATTTTGAATTAATTTTTGTTGATGATGGTTCGAAAGATAAAACCTTCGAAATCATTAATGAACATTTCGGAAATCATCCTCAGGTAAAGGTTTTCCGCAAAGCAAATGGAGGTAAAGCATCAGCTTTAAATTATGGTATTTCAAAAGCCAGTGCTGAGTTTGTGATCTGTATCGATGCCGATACCCAGTTGAAAGACGATGCCGTTACCGAATTGATGCGTTATTTCTATAGTAAGAAAATAGCAGCTGTAGCCGGAACGGTAAAAGTGGGAAATGCCAACAACATTATTACCAAATGGCAATCAATCGAATACATTACGGCTCAAAATATGGATAGACGGGCCTTCGACTTATTAAATACAATTACCGTTGTACCAGGGGCAATAGGTGCCTTTAGAAAAAATGTGATCTTAGAGATCGGCGGATTTACCATTGATACACTTGCCGAAGACTGCGATTTAACCATGCGTATTTTAAAAGCAGGTTACCGCGTAAAAAACTGTGATACTGCAATTGCTTATACTGAGGCGCCAGAAACGGTGAGCATGTTGCTTAAACAACGTTTCCGCTGGAGTTTCGGTGTAATGCAAAGTTTCTGGAAAAACAGAAAAACATTGCTTAACAAGAAGTATGGCTATTTTGGAATGGTAGGCATGCCAAATATCTTGATCTATCAGATTATTTTACCATTATTTTCTCCACTTGCCGATCTTTTTATGTTTATCTCGTTAATTAGCGGCCTATTTTCGCTAAGCGCTATAAACAATTTAACCCTAACCGGATTTTCAGGGATTTTAAGTCTGCACAATGGTTTCGGTCAGGTGCTTTTCTACTACATTATTTTTATCGTTGTAGATATGATCTTTGCTGCAATTGCTTTCAGAATGGAAAAAGAAAAGTACACGAATTTACTTTACCTTTTCCCACAACGGTTTTTCTGGCGACAATTAATGTATGTTGTGCTATTCCGTTCGTTCAGAAAAGCAATAAAGGGAGAACTGGAAACCTGGGGAACGTTAAAGCGAACAGGAAACGTTAAAGAGCAAGTGGCTTAATATTTATCGCTGCGTCACCCTGAATTTATTTCAGGGTCTTAATGGAAAGACTATTTAAAAAGAAGCCAAGTTTTTTTGAAACTTGGCTTCTTTTTTCGCTATCTACCCCCTCCCTTAACGAAAAACATAAACAATTCATAACAAGCTATTTAAAAAATTATTATTATTGTTAATGGAAAAATCTAACCAAATGCCATTTTCCTTTAAAAAGGTATTATTAACTACGCTTGTTGCCGGAACATTAGATGGACTGGCGGCCGTTATATTTTTAGGAAAGATGAATTTTATGGGAGTATTTCAATATATCGCCAGCGCTATCTTCGGAACAAAAGCTTTTGCCGGAGGGATTAAAACGGCGCTTATTGGATTAGTTTTACACTACTTTATTGCTTTTAGCTTTACATTGGTTTTTACAATAGCATCAACAAAAACACCTGTTTTACGGAAGAATATCATCCTATCAGGAATAATTTATGGTATTGTAGTGTGGACCATCATGACGCTATTGATTGTTCCACTAACTAAAATACCAGCTGTACCGTTTAATTACGAGCGGGCAATTTTAAATGCTGTTATTCTAATCTTCTGTATTGGCTTACCGATTTCTTATCTAACTGCCAGAAAATTTTAAACTTGATTAAGGTTTTTCTATTAAACAAACGGCATAAGAAACAACGCCCTCTTCTCTACCAATAAAGCCCATTTGTTCATTGGTTGTTGCTTTTATCGAAATGTCTTCGGTAGAAATTCCAATTGCATCAGCAATATTTTGTTGCATAGCAGGAATATGGGGATTAATTTTTGGTGCTTCTAAACAAAGCATCGCATCGATATTGCCAATCTGCCAACCTTTTTCGGCCAGCAATTTAACCGTTTCTTTCAATAAGATGATGCTACTGATGCCTTTCCACCTATCATCTGTATTTTTAAAATGGAAACCGATATCGCGAAGGTTGGCTGCACCTAAAAGCGCATCGCAAATGGCGTGAAGCAAAACATCAGCGTCTGAATGCCCAAAAGCGCCTTTATGATGATCTAATGTAACCCCACCAACAACAAATGGATGCTGATCTTTTAACTGATGTACATCGAATCCGAAACCTACTCTAATTTTCATGTTTATTTGCTTTAGTCTTTTTATCTTTTGCTTTTATTCTCGCCGAAGTTAAACAATAGACCAAAACGTAAGGTATTTGCAAGTGGACTAGTTTGTGCATTTGCAATTAAATAAGAGAAATCGATGTTAAAAACGTTGTATTTTAACCCAAGTCCTAAGGTAAAATAGCGGCTATCACCTTTCATTGGGCTTTGGTAGTTGTATCCAGCCCTAACGGCAAATTGTTGATTATACCAATATTCCAATCCTGTAGAAATTCCAACTTCTTTCAGTTCTTCACTAAAACCACCAGGAGCATCACTAAACGAACCAAAAATCCCTGCAGGAACCGAGCGGTTTGGATTTTTTCCACTTACGATGTTATTGTTCGAATCGTATATAGGTTGCGTTGGCACCAAAAGTTTATTAAAATCGAGCGCGAAGGTTAAAGTACTAAAATCGTCCATCGTGATTGTAGACGCTCCCCCTAGTTTAAAATTGGTAGGTAAAAAGAAATTCTCTCCACCATCCGAATAGCTCATTTTTGTTCCTATGTTAGAAATATTGGCACCAGCAGAAAGAACAGCCTGTTTACCAAATAATGTTGTAGCTGTTTTATATAATCCCGAAACATCAACCGCTACCGCATTTCCACTGTGTACTTGTCCGGAAGATGAAAACTGGCCTGAAACTAAGTTTGAATAAATGTATCTTAATGAAGTACCCAATGAAAACTCTTTACCAAAATTACGGGCGAAAGAAACATCAAAAGCCAACTCATTTGGATTGGAAATACCCAGGTCCTGTTGATTGATATCAGTAAGCTGGATGGAGCCTAAAGAAAAATATCTTAAAGATGCACCAATGGTATTGCGGTCATCCAATTTATAAAAACCACTTAAATAAGCGAGATTAATATCAGGCACCAGGCTTTTTAACCATGGGCTATATGAAACTGAAAACCCGTAAGGTTTATCTAAA
Encoded proteins:
- the porV gene encoding type IX secretion system outer membrane channel protein PorV, which codes for MNFKYISKLAFSALSMALVFGKTNAQVTIGNTQTNGSEANNIVTAVPFLLITPDARAGAMGDAGVAVAGDVNSASINASKLAFLDKPYGFSVSYSPWLKSLVPDINLAYLSGFYKLDDRNTIGASLRYFSLGSIQLTDINQQDLGISNPNELAFDVSFARNFGKEFSLGTSLRYIYSNLVSGQFSSSGQVHSGNAVAVDVSGLYKTATTLFGKQAVLSAGANISNIGTKMSYSDGGENFFLPTNFKLGGASTITMDDFSTLTFALDFNKLLVPTQPIYDSNNNIVSGKNPNRSVPAGIFGSFSDAPGGFSEELKEVGISTGLEYWYNQQFAVRAGYNYQSPMKGDSRYFTLGLGLKYNVFNIDFSYLIANAQTSPLANTLRFGLLFNFGENKSKR
- a CDS encoding YceI family protein: MATTKWTLDPTHSELQFKVKHLMITTVTGSLKSFSAELSSEGDEFENAEISFKGDIGSIDTGNTDRDNHLKSGDFFDAEKFAHIEFKSNSVEKDGDDYIVKGDLTIKGETKPVKLTAEFGGIATDPWGNTKAGFTLSGKINRSEFGLTWNAALETGGVMVSEEVRILGELQFVKQA
- a CDS encoding pirin family protein — protein: METKQIEKVLKAPAPHMVGDGFRVHNFFPSGYEINMSPFFLMDYGSKIEFSARKEPRGVGIHPHRGFETVTIAYHGAVAHHDSSGNSGVIYPGDVQWMTAASGVLHKEYHETQYSLAGGPFQMVQLWINLPAKDKMGKPRYQAIKQADMAHFDLPENGGKIEIIAGNYNGLKGNANSFTPIELYNARLNKGGEARFNFPENFNTGFMVIEGSIKINGSETASVDDFVHFKNKGEEIKIEALENSVVLILSGEPIDEPIAQYGPFLMNTEAEIHQAIEDYNQGRFGYLEE
- a CDS encoding glycosyltransferase: MSGKQIFQTETKRRWHAFTWVSRTFFLVFIIAIICVVYTLSSVQAPNLPFINTNTPLTQKQLEKLKKSQQYKDFTIEKSKLQKIKKDREYRILTHHGNNKRINMAFYVSWAASKERSISDLKRNIGHLDMVATESFFLNGDSIVDKADTAALKVIHTAKKSAIAVVSNFNKDHWDGAAVRRLLNDQPAQQKLIYDLIAITKKYGYSGINIDFEELNLENGDSFNTFMKNLYSQFHAEKLIVSQDISPENDDYKPEILQKYNDYLVLMAYDQHTEQSNAGDISHQEWVEEKLDDICSKVDASKVILALACYGYDWPNNSIGKPITYEDAMTTAVNYKSKINFNPASANLNYTYNDGSGIKHEVYFTDAATYFNLIRKADDWDIAGVALWRLGSEDKRLWSFISNDLSLDTLKKKPFDLRKIASLNMGGISYLGDGEILDLISTPTPGSVKFTLNKDNFSIADQKYTRLPEQYVIKRFGEADKKIALTFDDGPDPVYTPQVLNILKQEKVPGCFFVVGIMSEQNMELLRQEYNDGYEIGNHTFFHPDMSAIGPRRVKFELNATRRLIEAVTGHSTILFRAPFNADAEPQNISEILPVAQSRKENYINIGEYIDPEDWEPGKTADQIFNEVVKQQDNGNILLLHDAGGNREATVAALPRIIKFFKAKGYTFTTVGDLMGKKRSELMPAVKSTANSGFSGSGDYFFINFFYYGNMILNIIFSVAIVLAILRTIFIAYLAIRQRKRAKRYAGKLITNPSEKVSIIIPAYNEEVTAVQTINSLLKTTYPDFELIFVDDGSKDKTFEIINEHFGNHPQVKVFRKANGGKASALNYGISKASAEFVICIDADTQLKDDAVTELMRYFYSKKIAAVAGTVKVGNANNIITKWQSIEYITAQNMDRRAFDLLNTITVVPGAIGAFRKNVILEIGGFTIDTLAEDCDLTMRILKAGYRVKNCDTAIAYTEAPETVSMLLKQRFRWSFGVMQSFWKNRKTLLNKKYGYFGMVGMPNILIYQIILPLFSPLADLFMFISLISGLFSLSAINNLTLTGFSGILSLHNGFGQVLFYYIIFIVVDMIFAAIAFRMEKEKYTNLLYLFPQRFFWRQLMYVVLFRSFRKAIKGELETWGTLKRTGNVKEQVA
- the ispF gene encoding 2-C-methyl-D-erythritol 2,4-cyclodiphosphate synthase — its product is MKIRVGFGFDVHQLKDQHPFVVGGVTLDHHKGAFGHSDADVLLHAICDALLGAANLRDIGFHFKNTDDRWKGISSIILLKETVKLLAEKGWQIGNIDAMLCLEAPKINPHIPAMQQNIADAIGISTEDISIKATTNEQMGFIGREEGVVSYAVCLIEKP
- a CDS encoding Crp/Fnr family transcriptional regulator, producing the protein MIHQFQKYLQEKIEITDEQFESISSVLKVKKFEKNEIVQYTGDNFKHGYFVGKGLLRAYSIDAKGKEHILQFAPENWLVSDRNNMNNEPSIFFIDAIEATEAVLMPNNFMEEAARQVPCLQPMQIKLLNNSIRFMQKRINMLLSATAEERYLDFIKLYPNLTLRVPQWMIASYLGITPESLSRVRKELANKHFRP
- a CDS encoding FeoB-associated Cys-rich membrane protein, translated to MDIQTILVFLLFAVALVYVGRLVFKSLQVKKDGCGGNCKCGVDFSDIKPVKK